tgttcctcaatgctgttcaacttcgtactttgtttggcctttttaacttttttagattcgagcgtcactgatgccgagtcttttgtagacgaaacgcgcgtctggcgtatatacaaaatttagtcctggtatctttgatgagtttatagaAAATAGACATTGAATCATGATTGTCAATATAACAATGCGGATCCCTTATAGATTAAAAAGAAGGACGTACACAACGCTTCGTCAATGAACAAATCTCATTTAATTCTTCGTTCATTTATTAGATGCaacatttctattttttattttgaatttttggtaTGCCCCACAACAAAAGACCGGTATCTTGCATTATTAGTCCTGTTTATGCTTCTGACGGAGAGTTTTAAATATTGCATATATATACCAAGGTGTAcatattatctttattttaatgTATTATGTCACTTTGACATCACAATTGGCAGGTGTGTAcggtattgtatatatatattgaaaaacatatttgtCAAAACAACCGTTTGTCAATTTATATTGAGAAATTCAAGGATAAAATAAAGACAACTTTATGCAGTATTTAATATTTCTATTCAAGTATGATTACAATTTTCTGCACGCGATTCTCAAATTACCATGCGACATGtatgttaattttgatttttcatgATAAAAGGGTTTATTGAAACATGTTTATAAAACatctttcaaatgtaaattaaattcATATCAGTAGGAAACAGTGCTATGGTAatcgaaattaaataaaatcatgaACTGCTACAAAGATGTAAGGTATACCACAGATCTGTTTTCTGTGACCGATTTTTTAACCCATTCTTTGTCATTCTTCCGTGTTAAATATATTATTGACAACATctgaattttataattaacaataATGACTAGCAGGTAAACGGACAGGTAACGTTACGCATGCTTAGACAGAGTTTAAatgattattatttattataaacatcATGGCAGAGGAGGACGATAATTTTGTCAGTAAATTTACGGATTTGTCAACACTACCAGTCAATGGTCACGGAGGGCCAGACAGTGGGTCATCACGACTGACTAACGGTCATGACAGGTAAGGCCAGTTACTCATTTTATATCATTTGAACTTTTCTGGACAACTCGTGGTTCCATCTTTACGTTCAATTCAACAAACAAAACAAGACAATGATCTTATTATCACTTTTTTTAACTTGAAAGTCATTTGCATTTCTTAAATAGCAAATTGTCActcatttaaattaaaagtacaggggatgaaaaacaaaatgatcaAAGGAACAAAAATTAAGGACCAGAACTTGAAGGATAGACACGAATATATGGACAGTGGACATATATCAAGcaatcaaattagaaaaaaatatatatagagaaaaataaatttgagaaaacccacaaaacaaaacatacactCTGAATAATTACaataagaaaatcataaaaaaaagagAGAACGGAATTTGCCGAATTGTGCTggaattttatttgtttgatatctagcaaaacaaaataatacagaAACACAGCCAGTTATCAATGGGACTTTATATCTTTTCATTGATTATGAATTACTTCCATCAGTTCCTAATTAGTGGGCACTCTTTTGTTCTATACTATCCTATCGATCTCCTTACGTTAAGAGAGGGATTATTTTAAATCTAAGTTTCCTCGTATAACAAAACTTTAATCGACTTATAGACAGACAGTTTAAACTGGACATTGATTTGTTTGAACTTGACCATAACATGTTGtgtattggtgttttttttcacaatgaGTGAGCAGACTTGCTATCCTTTTCTGAAGTATACTATATTTTGGGAACatagacaatgtaaaactatctatcaacatatttttgaaatacaaagagTGGATGTTTTATCTCGGAACTACTCAACAAACAAACACAAGACATTCACACTGTCCTTGTATTGTTCTGATACAAAGCAAATGTCTTCATGACACATATCTATGAAGTATACAATATTACAagattatttagatttaaaatgtCATTGAATATTTCCAGTTGACAAAATCTGTAACATTTTACCTACTCCTACTTTGTATGAATCATGTATTCTATTGGTTCATTCTATTAATAAATGaagatttaaatcttttatagCTTATTAAAATTGTGAATATAGATTAAAATCATAATagtaaaagacaaaatatttggCTTGATAAGACAGTTGTGGGTGTTTGGAATCTTACTACAGAGTATATATAGTATTTATACACATTTCATGGAAATAATTTAGTTTACCTGGAACAGAGAAACATCAGTATGACAGGAGATTACAggtattttaaaatcattttaaatattttattcttttttatatatgactgAACATTTTTCTCTCTTATATTATGGACAATATGTTGATGATatgtcaatctaattaaaatatagatctctgatttcgttatacaaCATGTGagctcatatgtagtataacgaaaccagatacatgtatctttatttCAATTAGATTGATAACTAAAACAAAATTCAGTGTGTTATCTTTCATTTCAGTACCAGAGAACTTCCACCAGTGCCAAATGACTTTCGTCCCTCACTTCCGGTTAATCCACCAAGGATGATTCCTCCACGGATAACAGTCAGCAGACCACCATCAGGTAGATATATATAGTCTTAACTACCAtcaggtagatatatatatagtcttaaccaccatcaggtagatatatatatagtcttaactaccatcaggtagatatatatatatagtcttaaccaccatcaggtagatatatatatagtcttaactaccatcaggtagatatatatatagtcttaactaccatcaggtagatatatatagtcttaactaccatcaggtagatatatatatagtcttaactaccatcaggtagatatatatatagtcttaactaccatcaggtagatatatatatagtcttaactaccatcaggtagatatatatatagtcttaaccaccatcaggtagatatatatatagtcttaactaccatcaggtagatatatatatagtcttaactaccatcaggtagatatatatagtcttaactaccatcaggtagatatatatatagtcttaactaccatcaggtagatatatatatagtcttaactaccatcaggtagatatatatatagtcttaactaccatcaggtagatatatatatagtcttaactaccatcaggtagatatatatatagtcttaactaccatcaggtagatatatatatagtcttaactaccatcaggtagatatatatatagtcttaactaccatcaggtagatatatatatagtcttaaccaccatcaggtagatatatatatagtcttaactaccatcaggtagatatatatatagtcttaactaccatcaggtagatatatatagtcttaactaccatcaggtagatatatatagtcttaactaccatcaggtagatatatatatagtcttaaccaccatcaggtagatatatatatagtcttaactaccatcaggtagatatatatatagtcttaactaccatcaggtagatatatatatagtcttaactaccatcaggtagatatatatagtcttaactaccatcaggtagatatatatatagtcttaactaccatcaggtagatatatatagtcttaactaccatcaggtagatatatatagtcttaactaccatcaggtagatatatatagtcttaactaccatcaggtagatatatatagtcttaactaccatcaggtagatatatatatagtcttaaccaccatcaggtagatatatatatagtcttaactaccatcaggtagatatatatatagtcttaactaccatcaggtagatatatatatagtcttaactaccatcaggtagatatatatatagtcttaactaccatcaggtagatatatatatagtcttaactaccatcaggtagatatatatatagtcttaactaccatcaggtagatatatatagtcttaactaccatcaggtagatatatatagtcttaactaccatcaggtagatatatatagtcttaactaccatcaggtagatatatatagtcttaactaccatcaggtagatatatatatagtcttaactaccatcaggtagatatatatagtcttaactaccatcaggtagatatatatatagtcttaactaccatcaggtagatatatatagtcttaactaccatcaggtagatatatatatagtcttaactaccatcaggtagatatatatatagtcttaactaccatcaggtagatatatatatagtcttaactaccatcaggtagatatatatatagtcttaactaccatcaggtatatatatatagtcttaactaccatcaggtagatatatatatagtcttaactaccatcaggtagatatatatatagtcttaactaccatcaggtagatatatatatagtcttaactaccatcaggtagatatatatatagtcttaactaccatcaggtagatatatatagtcttaactaccatcaggtagatatatatagtcttaactaccatcaggtagatatatatagtcttaactaccatcaggtagatatatatagtcttaactaccatcaggtagatatatatatagtcttaaccaccatcaggtagatatatatatagtcttaactACCATCAGGTAGATATATATAGTCTTAACTACTTTTCACGAGTCAGACTCTATACCTGAGAGTGACTAGGCATATCCCAAACAGACATTTATATTCGTTAACCAACGGACGATGGTCTTTACGCAGGTGATCCTAGGCATTTTTCGACTccaataaatattcaaaacttcTTTAGTTCAGAGGGATTGTTGATCTTCATATGATCttcaactttttaaaaagatattagtTCTGCTGACAACAGgaaatataaatcttttttttctactttcgTCCAATTATAGCAAGGTACGTacatagaaaaaacaaataccTGTCTGTTATATTGTAAATAGTAATTACCTCAAGATGACTTTTGGTTATTTGTGTGGTAgatttgctgtctcattgacatgcaTCTCATACTGCTTCTTATTGATATGTACTTACATTGCATTGATATTGCATACACATATCTGTGAATATTTTAGATAAATATCTTCGTATAGAAATTCAACAAAAACAGAATTATAgatattttaccccattttcacgatccactgaacataaaaaaatgatagtgcggatggggcatccgtgtactatggacacattcttgatttttttttatataatttaccaTTATACACGTCTCTCAGTGTAGCTGAATTTCCAAGAAACGGTCACATTACATAACAACAAATAAAGTATTcagtgaaaaaaagtaaaatcaatggAAAGGTCTCGTGCGAAAAGTCAGTTAAAATATGTCACATGCATCCATTTCTTTCAAAGTGCACATCATGGACTATTGTCAAATTGTAATAAAAtgtgaagaaataaaacaaaacaaaatttattttttatggattTATAGTTTAGCATGGCTGCAATTGAGTTTGAGGTCGATTCAAACTCGTTTTTCATAGTTTCATATGCATTCATATTTAAACTTATtggaactatatatatatattgaataaggaTACACATACAAATTGGAAATCTTGTCTTTTTCTGTCAAAGTGGGTATAATTGgatatatgtacacatacatTCGTATTTACcctaatgtttattttttcagtaatttccAAGTTTATCCCAGAACATGAAATAACCATTCCAAATGACGGGAACGTATCAAAGTTTACAGTAGAAGAACTCTTAACATTCCTCAAACATATGGGAGTTAATGATAGAATAGTTAACCATTTAAGGAAGAAAAGTGTGGACGGTAAAAGATTTTCAAGACTTAGTGATTCAGAATTGGAAAATGTAGGGATTAAAAATCCcataataatatattttagaGACAAAAGCAGTGCCAAATCTAAAAAGTCAGCACCATTTATGTTGTAACTCATAAGTCCCTTGTAACATTGTCATACTTACCATatacttttgttttgttgtaggTATCGttagaaatagaaataatattgACGTTTCTCATCATAACGAGGTGATAAGAAGGACCAGTATTGGTCAAATCTATATgtttattatatatcatatatgcaTGTAGTAACAACATGAACGACAAATAATCAGCATTTATTTATGTAAACGGGTATACTAGTACATTCATAAAATACATGGTGGTTTTTTAAGACTGTGAATTTTGTGATTTGAGaggtcatttttttaattgactttTAAAAACATACATTGATCTGTATTTTATCATAGGGCCATGATTTGTATTGGGTTTATGAAAAGtagaaaatgtataattttacaaataactaTGCAGGGTGTCTACATATTGcagtatattttttttgataccgctatttatgaatttgactagGTTATATTATTGTTAGTAAATTTATCTTTCTGAGTAACGAAAAATGAATTTGTTAATGCACTCTATCATAATAGTTTATCATGGACCTGAAATTAGATGAGGAAGAATTGAGTCATTTTGCTCTCACATTGAAACAATATTCATCTCCTGTTGTAGacctattttatttataaaaccatATTATCCATTCAAATTTCGTAAAAACAAAAGTTGCTGCCAATTGGCTGTGTATTGTCGGTCAATACAAGCTGGGTTCAAAATGTAAATAGaataactattttaaaatatataaatatgttgattGTTATTAcatatatggtcatttttgctattttaaaaatgttaaaacataaaAGGTTTTTGTCCTAGAAACGTATTTCTCAATTGCGTATTCCTTAATCCTGTATATCATAAGAAGTTACCATTCGTTATCCACACACCTAACTAAGGTCAACTGGAGTCCTCCGAGGAATTGCTAATGTTTAATTCCTGTGACTCTTAACAATAACCTTcgttataaaattatatttcgtGATGCTTGATATCACTAATGTCTATAGAAGCTATACTAATAAACGGCCACTCAAACCATTTGCATATTGAAAAGGGTATACATTTCACatgcaaatataaaatatacactgTATGTTATTTTAATAGGCTGTTCTTCTTCAACAAAGATATATATACAAAGGATGTATATCTTTAGAGGAAATCGACCTAAAAAACTGAAAAATGATATCAAACCTGTATTTAACACATGAGAATGTCACAAAGAAATGGATGATATTACACTACAGGTATagacaaaataaatgaaattttcttatttaaatgaaagatcaaaattcaagttttatttataaaatcccAGCCCCTTACCCCTGCCCCGGACCAAAACGCTTAACCATGGCTGTTGtcttttaaataaagatgcttcTTATTAATTTTAGCATAATGAAAAATTAATCAAACCAAAGATGTGTTCCACTCATATTCTTACCTGAAAATACTGAACTTTCAGTTTTCTGCCATCATTTGaaagtattttacatttttacttattatgcgATAGTTTCGAAAACTATACATGTTTCAAGAAAAGACTATATCGACCATTGTCATtaattatgataaaatattgtagatggttaaaaatatatacattaaatttCGATCgaattttacaaaaacatatataatgtCTGCCGATTGCAATTTTCTCTTTGTAAGTGTGAacttttggtttttgtttgttattataaaattgttaactttgttcatgtataaaatatgatgttatttttatatttaaatatgtcTTTacaatgcatttattattgtttaaaattaataaaacgtGTTATAATATTATTCTTTTACTAATGTCTACGAACTATGGTGAATCTTGTAAGGTTGTACTTTTTAAAAGAAGCACTATTTGTCAAAGAAGGGATGTAGCGTTTTGACAcacattatgatattataaccTCGACATGGCCTTATGTCCCACTTGGGATGAAGAGGATATAAGTAATGAAGTGAACAATACTTGAAGCAAAGGACACTATTCTGTAGttgctgttatttttttctattgttttgaCTTTTAGTCGTTTAAAATTCAGCCACCGGAGATTTTTAACTAGAAGCAAAAGTTCACACCTCGTTGCAATGCCAAGACGGACTCTTTCTTTTGTTGTGTAGAGTTCTTATACTAGATGTCGATATCTCTTCACCAGTCCTGAGTATTGAAGACTGTCGTAGCAAATACACAGGGTAATATCAACAAACTTCAGACTACTGAGAAGTTGAGTAAAACGATTAATATATCACGTCTAATTCTTACATGAAAAACATTTAGACGATCACAGTTCACATAATAATTGTTATATATGACGTGTTTGATTTCACGGACCGTATACATGTTTATGATAACTTCAATGAATACAGAGACCGAAAGTGAAGAATTGAAGTACTGGACGCAACTGTCATGATGATGATGAGGgtagtttttaacgaccttgacttccATAGGACTCCATAAGCGTCTTACACACATTTCGGAAAAATACGTCATAACTGTCAAAATATCTTTGTAGGGCATCATGCCACGAAATCCTTATCTGTGCTAAACAAATCCTAACACGAACTTAAAAGTGCTGTTTTCCCCCATTTCGGTGCCACAGTAAAGCTCTCAAAACAACACGATGATCAAACTCGAACACTGCTGCAGGTTCCAAGACCTATATTGGTATAGAATCTTTGCTAGATGTCGATAATGCTAATAATGTGAGGACGgtcacacatatatatatataataataataattaacacGTTTTGGGATTGCGATTTCAACATGGATAACAAGTTAACGCATACAATAACTTTAATCATGGATAACAAGTTAACGCATAAAATGGCGGTTTATGCATGGATAATATTGACGATTCAACCTTGCACTACACTGCATAAATCGATTAAATCACTTCGAAAGTTACCGCATAAATCGAATAAAATAACTTCGAAAGTTATCGCATAAATCGAATAAATTAGCGACTAAAGTTATCGGATAAATTAAAAATGCAGAAATGGTTTTATGGTAAGAAAAGTGAGGTATAGTCGGAGGATCTTTCTCGGTCGAGGTACATCTCAATTGACATTAGTATAGTACCAACTCTCATTTTCCTGACATTGAAGAATCGTTCTCTGTGATTTACAATTAGTACTTTGCAACACACATTTGTATCAATCTAAATGATAAATAGAACATTTAGTATACAGTCAATTTTCACTGAATCAGCATAATTGGTAGGTAGTGCACTTGGCAACTCACGATTAACAAGGTAGACAAACTCATCAattgatttatttcattcacaCATCGTCAACACGGCATTGCATGCATCTTTCGTCGTCAAACATAAATAtaagaattttatttatctaatcaagaacccataaagggcatcattttacaacacaatatgattggaaaaagccaaacagaaaactaataccatactataacgttatggacaggaccagagcctaacacaacatgtgttttatataactattatattaaatcttataacaataaaatattatattatttcatatattttgtttacatctggatcttatttctaaacctttaataatgtaatttcctaggcacatgagagttggtaaatggtcatttgtgaacagccataaatatttcttatcatttgGTAGAcagttctttaaaattagtacaaaaagtgataactttatcaaataataatttaaatacaTACTATATAGAGCTTATAATGAAATATCGAGCATATGATATAATTGAGGGAGAAAACAATGACTATCCTATACACAATATCATTAGGTATTTAAATCGTTGGCTTTGAGTTTTGTCTCATAAAGACTTCTTTCACAAATTTATTGTCTTGACTCTAGCCGATCCATATAGACAATTGTCTTTGGTTACAGACCGTATGTTGAACTCTAGATAGATaaaggaatatgtggtatgaatgccaatgagacaactctccatctaagtcacaatttataaaagtaaaccattataggtcaaggtacggccttcaacaaggagccatggctcacaccgaacagcaagctataaagggccccaaaaaatactaAACGCCTATTGTGTTTTTTTCTGTTAGGAGTCTTTCCTATTGACGATTGCATTTAATCTTCCTGTATAGTTGATAGTAAATTTAGTGTATGAATCTAAAGACTAACACAACTGTTGCTTCCCACCACACACACAGACAAGAAGAATGGTCATTTCCTTATACAAAGCTGTTTACGTATTCACAGACGTAAGAGAACACTAATTACATACCTAGACTAGTACATTTGTATTTGGTTATCACtacaaataatatatttaaataggATTCGACTAATAATATTTTCTGGAAACTATAAGAGAAacttttgaaaatgtttgaatcTTTTAATTCTGGTCATTACAGTAATTTGAATGATCTGTTTAATGAttattgtatgtaacatatttaACCGATGGTCATTCATGTAACATTCATGACCCATGGCAAATCATTATGTCAAAATAGATTTGAAATGTTGCCATATGATAGATGATTACAGCTAATATTCTCACTTCTACAGCGTGTTTAACCGATGTTATAATAATTGCTTCATGTCTTACAAATCTCAGAATCATATTGTGCATATTACAAACACCTGTTGTCAAGGAGACAAAAATTAGCAAAATCTAACTAACATCTGAAAGTGATCAGTTCATTAATACAAACGTCGAAATGATCTGAACATCTATGTCTGAATTAGTGTTTTTAACGCGGTTTCTTTTCACATATCAGTTTCTGAGCGGATTTTGAGAATCCGTCATCATCACAGAACAAGTCACATTCAGATGACAAGGGAGATAACCGTACTATAATAACGGGCGACGTTTACCTTGATAAATGCGATATCTGAAAAACTTAATATTGTTATCGGCcaggtaataaaaacaaaacatggcGGATAATAATGAAAGGACTATTACCAGGACAGTTTTTACGCTTAAGGATTTTACGGAATGTTACACACCACCTAAAACATTCAAAGTTCTAGGGGGACGTGGATTATACAGTAATGCCCATACTACCGCTCTCAGAGTGGGTGACTCTTTATACCTACATACCTTAGCGGTTGAGTGGATATGTTTGTCATTTTTTGACACAGACACAGGTATACGACGTGAGGTAAAGGTCCCTCCAGACAGTCACATTAAATTTAATATCGTACACAGATCAGAAGAAGCTTTTCAAAGGATTTACACTACAGTAGGTGAACTATTGGAAGCCTGGCCGACAAGATTTCAAGCCAACTATGGACGAGAGGATCCTTATCTTCCTCAAATATTCAGGAAAGGTGAACGGTTTAGATTCATTCGGAGAGCTCAGAATTCAAAGGACAGGAAACTGTGTTTAGAATGTGAGGACGAATCTGGACATATTTTGACCTTACCCAGTAATTGTAGAGGAGATTTCACTGTTCTGGACGATCCCAAGTCTTATAATCTCCAGGAAATTGTGGCATTCGGGGATACGGAAAGGAAATTAAAATTTTCAGAGGAAAACATTCAGTTAGTCGCTGTTGATAACGACGAAAGTTCATTCTATACAAATGTAGGCAATAATGGAGAAATTTTTACCAAGCTAACAGGACTACCTCTAACTTACAAAGGTCTGATTACTATGCGCAAACCTAACTTCTTTGTCATTGTTTCACCACAAGATAATCACGATATAAAGTGGAAAATTTCACTCGAAGAAGAAGTAGAAGTGATGGATCAGCTAGACGATTTTCTACCATCAACCAGAGACATGCCTCTGAATGAATTCATAGACAATTTCGAGTTAGACCTTCCTGTTATTGCAAGAATCTCTAATTACGGCAACAAAATAACTCGTTTTAAAGATCATCTTTCTCCTGGAACTGAAGTAATTATTCATCGTTTTGATAAAGATGTTGATAGAATTCTTGCAAGTACCAAATGTGATATATTTAGTTTAGGGAGTGACGTTCAGGGTAAATTCGACAAATGTAGCAGACGTTTTAATTCAGTTCAAGCAGTTTTAGATACACGAGAAAAGATAAAACTTAAAGTAACAGAAGCAATAGCATGCGATGTTCCAGAACCTTTCTGTTTAAAATGTGGCGACATTCTTAAATGCACAAATTTTAACATACAAAACGTAAAAATAAGATATGGCAAAAAGGTATATGGTGAATGTCAAGTTGTTCAGTGGGACATATTAGATGACACTGGTGGTCGTGCAATAATTAAACTACCTGCAGATCTTGAAGTGACGTTGCTAGAAATTGCAGAAGACGACGGTTTTGATGTGTCAAACATTTTACAGTATCGCGTTGAAGTGCCTATGGACGCTTATTCGTTAGATAGTGATAGCTTTGTGCCATTTAATCAAAGTATCCGTTTCGAGCATTACGTTTCTGACCCTCTTGTACTCATTTCGCCTATACCTCGCAATTCTGATACAAAGCACTCATGTCTCGATGCCAAAATTGACCTTTGTTTAATGGTGCCTTTACGTCATGATTTGACATTACATCTCAGAGAACGGTTACATTTCCCACCTAGTTACTTCATACTGCCAAGACGGAAAAAATGGCTGTCAACGGGACCAGAGAAAATATCACTTGAAACATacaacaatt
This sequence is a window from Mytilus edulis chromosome 1, xbMytEdul2.2, whole genome shotgun sequence. Protein-coding genes within it:
- the LOC139502641 gene encoding uncharacterized protein isoform X1 → MAEEDDNFVSKFTDLSTLPVNGHGGPDSGSSRLTNGHDSTRELPPVPNDFRPSLPVNPPRMIPPRITVSRPPSVISKFIPEHEITIPNDGNVSKFTVEELLTFLKHMGVNDRIVNHLRKKSVDGKRFSRLSDSELENVGIKNPIIIYFRDKSSAKSKKSAPFML
- the LOC139502641 gene encoding uncharacterized protein isoform X2, with product MTGDYSTRELPPVPNDFRPSLPVNPPRMIPPRITVSRPPSVISKFIPEHEITIPNDGNVSKFTVEELLTFLKHMGVNDRIVNHLRKKSVDGKRFSRLSDSELENVGIKNPIIIYFRDKSSAKSKKSAPFML
- the LOC139502659 gene encoding uncharacterized protein codes for the protein MADNNERTITRTVFTLKDFTECYTPPKTFKVLGGRGLYSNAHTTALRVGDSLYLHTLAVEWICLSFFDTDTGIRREVKVPPDSHIKFNIVHRSEEAFQRIYTTVGELLEAWPTRFQANYGREDPYLPQIFRKGERFRFIRRAQNSKDRKLCLECEDESGHILTLPSNCRGDFTVLDDPKSYNLQEIVAFGDTERKLKFSEENIQLVAVDNDESSFYTNVGNNGEIFTKLTGLPLTYKGLITMRKPNFFVIVSPQDNHDIKWKISLEEEVEVMDQLDDFLPSTRDMPLNEFIDNFELDLPVIARISNYGNKITRFKDHLSPGTEVIIHRFDKDVDRILASTKCDIFSLGSDVQGKFDKCSRRFNSVQAVLDTREKIKLKVTEAIACDVPEPFCLKCGDILKCTNFNIQNVKIRYGKKVYGECQVVQWDILDDTGGRAIIKLPADLEVTLLEIAEDDGFDVSNILQYRVEVPMDAYSLDSDSFVPFNQSIRFEHYVSDPLVLISPIPRNSDTKHSCLDAKIDLCLMVPLRHDLTLHLRERLHFPPSYFILPRRKKWLSTGPEKISLETYNNLIKYNDQAYEDYECKDEQVDTASGNTNFVDRMRDGVRRLSRLSLKMTRSTSQINVPEEEKTPDLRRNYSFQSETNIPGVSNNLYESDPRYNDDNIYEDYTGAIRRPEKNKQSVGRKLLRRLSKRGKR